Part of the Candidatus Parcubacteria bacterium genome, GGTAAACAAATTAGGCTATCCAAGATTCGTTCAATCCATATTTCACTGGAAAGATTCTATCCTTTTTCTATCAAACACAGCAAACCTTGTCAATAGTTTTGACCCATTTTTGGAGGTCTGAAGGAAGTTTAATTTCTTGAATTTCTTGGATTTCTTTTTCAATTCTATCTGGTGTCAACTGCTTCAAAATTCCTGTAACCACAGGATATTTTTTCTGATCCGTTTTGCTAAAACCGTAATACGAAAGCAATGAATTGTCTTTCTTTGTTTTCATTCTTTAATTCTACTAAATTTTCTCTGAAATAACAATGAAAACCCTGCGGTTTCAACACAGGATTGGTTTGATTTGAAATTTATAAATAAATATTTATTTCTCGCGGGTGATAGTGAATTCGGTCATTTCCTGCAAGAGACTATTCCATTTATTCTTTGGCAAAAGCCCTAAATTACTTTTCGCTTTTTGAACATATTTCTTTCCAAATTCTAGAGACAAATCACCGGCATTTGTTTTTTTAATTATTCTAACCGCTTTTTTGATATCTTTTTGAGTAATTTTTTTCTTTTTCAAAATATTGGAAAGCTGATTTTTATCAGTAGAGTTTAGTTCTTTTAAAGCCAATAAGATGACTATATTCCCTCTCTTTTTTTCTTTAATATCTTTGCCAATTTTTTTACCAAATTTTTTCTCTTCGCCAAAAATATCTAAAATGTCGTCTTTAACTTGAAAAGCTATGCCCAAATTAAGCCCATAATTCTTTAAAGCATTTAATTGCTTATGGCTTGCTTTGGCGCAAACTCCTCCAAGCTCGCAAGTATTCTGAAACAAAACCGCTGTTTTCTTTTTGACCATATCAAGATAATCTTTCTCGCTAATAGTTTTATAGCGGTTCTCTATAATATACGGTTCATCTTCTCTGCCTGATTTTTCAAATAAAATATCTAAAATTTCGCCATCTACAATATTCTTTAAACTTTTGGCGAAAAGTTCAGAAATTTTGATTGGCGCTTTTGATTTGTTTGCTGCCTGGAAAATAGCAGCTGCATAGTCAACACTGATACATTGAGCGATTGATTTGCCAAATTTAGCCCAACAAGTCGTCTTTCCTCTTCTAACTCTGTCATTATCAATTATATCATCAATAATTAAAGAATAATTATGGAGAATTTCCAAGCCAGCAGCAGGATACAGTATATCCTTTACTTTTCCTCCAAGCATTTGACAGTTAATTATAGCTAAAGCAGGCCTTAATCTTTTTCCACCAACAGAAACTTGATAATTAACAATCTCTCTATTACTTTTACTGACATAAGAAGTTAAAATTTCCTTAACCGCCGGGTCAATAATTTTCACTATTTTATTCAAATAAGAATTTATTTCTTTTGAATTTTTCATAGAATTGATTTATAACCAAGATGCATTTTCTGTTTTACTAACTCTAATGTCTTAGCTGCTTCTTTTTCTGTTTTTTTATTTCCAGCATTTAAGACATCTTTAATAATGCCTTTTTGCTTGTTATAATAAT contains:
- a CDS encoding polyprenyl synthetase family protein, which gives rise to MKNSKEINSYLNKIVKIIDPAVKEILTSYVSKSNREIVNYQVSVGGKRLRPALAIINCQMLGGKVKDILYPAAGLEILHNYSLIIDDIIDNDRVRRGKTTCWAKFGKSIAQCISVDYAAAIFQAANKSKAPIKISELFAKSLKNIVDGEILDILFEKSGREDEPYIIENRYKTISEKDYLDMVKKKTAVLFQNTCELGGVCAKASHKQLNALKNYGLNLGIAFQVKDDILDIFGEEKKFGKKIGKDIKEKKRGNIVILLALKELNSTDKNQLSNILKKKKITQKDIKKAVRIIKKTNAGDLSLEFGKKYVQKAKSNLGLLPKNKWNSLLQEMTEFTITREK